The Alosa sapidissima isolate fAloSap1 chromosome 8, fAloSap1.pri, whole genome shotgun sequence genome contains a region encoding:
- the LOC121714944 gene encoding tripartite motif-containing protein 16-like yields the protein MADASDKRQESFTCPVCLDLLKDPVSIPCGHTYCLGCIKGCWDQEDGKGTYSCPQCRRTYRPRPDISKNTLIAEMVEDFRKTGLEATTSAQCSAGSGDVECDVCTGRKLKAVKSCLDCLLSYCETHFKVHNDLNPGRKHSVVDATGQLQERICSEHKKLFEIFCCTDQSCICYLCTMDEHKGHDTVTAAAEWENKQKQLGQTQRRFQQRIQEREKELQELRKAVETLKSSAQTAVEDSERIFTEMIRSVERRRFEVTELIRAQEKAEVSRAEGLLKRLEQEIAELKRRDAELEQLSHTEDHIHFLKNVVSVTAAPCSTVSTSMSFSQSFSFEAVKESVSAVKVQLEEKLDGIFKQEVAKISTAVTHIQIIQALQYTDPELPVRRTDSKEILSPEMSDVQAVFTEPVTREEFLKYSCHFTLDPNTAHRHLHLSEGNRRVEWRAELQSYPDHPERFDGWEQVLCREGVSGRCYWEVERSGEVDIAVSYKSISREGGGAKCGFGHNDQSWSLLLISSSSSFYHNHKQTKLPLLASSRIGVYVDHRAGTLAFYSISDTMTLLHRVQTTFTHTLYPGFTCYFTGSSVKLL from the exons ATGGCGGACGCCTCAGACAAAAGACAGGAGTCTTTCACTTGTCCAGTTTGTCTGGATCTCCTGAAGGATCCAGTCTCCATTCCATGTGGACACACGTATTGTTTGGGCTGCATTAAAGGCTGCTGGGATCAGGAGGATGGTAAAGGCACCTACAGTTGTCCCCAGTGCAGACGGACATATAGACCCAGACCTGATATCAGTAAAAACACTCTGATTGCTGAGATGGTGGAGGACTTTAGGAAGACTGGACTCGAGGCTACTACTTCTGCTCAGTGTTCTGCTGGATCTGGAGATGTGGAATGTGACGTCTGCACTGGGAGAAAACTCAAAGCTGTGAAGTCCTGTCTGGATTGTCTGTTGTCTTACTGTGAAACTCACTTCAAAGTTCATAACGATTTAAATCCAGGAAGAAAACACTCAGTGGTTGATGCCACAGGCCAGTTGCAGGAGAGGATCTGTTCTGAACATAAGAAGTTGTTTGAAATATTTTGTTGTACTGATCAGAGTTGTATCTGCTATCTGTGCACGATGGACGAACATAAAGGCCATGACACAGTCACAGCTGCTGCAGAATGGGAAAACAAACAG AAGCAGTTGGGGCAGACCCAGAGGAGATTCCAGCAGAGaatccaggagagagagaaggagctgcAGGAGCTGAGGAAGGCTGTGGAGACTCTCAAG AGCTCTGCACAGACAGCAGTGGAGGACAGTGAGAGGATCTTCACTGAGATGATCCGCTCCGTTGAGAGAAGGCGCTTTGAGGTGACAGAGCTGATCAGAGCTCAGGAGAAGGCTGAGGTGAGTCGGGCTGAAGGACTCCTGAAGCGACTGGAGCAGGAGATTGCTGaactgaagaggagagatgcTGAACTGGAGcagctttcacacacagaggatCACATTCATTTCCTCAAG AATGTTGTGTCAGTCACTGCTGCTCCTTGCAGTACAGTTTCAACCAGCATGAGCTTCAGCCAGAGTTTCTCTTTTGAGGCTGTGAAGGAATCTGTCTCTGCAGTGAAGGTGCAGCTGGAGGAGAAACTGGATGGCATCTTCAAGCAGGAAGTAGCCAAGATATCTACAGCAG TGACACATATCCAGATCATCCAAGCTTTACAAT ATACTGATCCTGAACTCCCAGTCAGAAGAACAGACAGTAAAGAGATTCTGTCACCAGAAA tgTCTGATGTCCAGGCTGTTTTTACTGAGCCAGTAACCAGAGAGGAGTTCTTAAAGT aCTCCTGTCACTTCACACTGGAtcccaacacagcacacagacacctcCATCTGTCTGAGGGGAACAGGAGGGTGGAGTGGAGAGCTGAGCTCCAGTCATATCCTGATCATCCAGAGAGATTTGATGGGTGGGAACAGGTGCTGTGTAGAGAGGGTGTGTCTGGACGCTGCTactgggaggtggagaggagtggggaggttGATATAGCAGTCTCATATAAAAGCATCAGCAGGGAAGGAGGAGGTGCTAAGTGTGGGTTTGGACATAATGATCAGTCCTGGAGTCTGCTCCTCATCAGCTCCAGCTCCTCTTTCTACCACAATCATAAACAGACTAAACTCCCTCTATTGGCCAGCTCCAGAATAGGAGTGTATGTGGATCACAGGGCAGGAACTCTGGCCTTCTACAGCATCTCTGACACAATGACCCTCCTGCACAGAGTCCAgaccacattcactcacacactctacccTGGGTTTACATGTTACTTTACTGGATCATCAGTGAAGCTGTTGTGA
- the LOC121714958 gene encoding tripartite motif-containing protein 16-like: protein MAEAISINQDLFICPICLDLLKDPVTILCGHNYCTGCIKGCWDQEDQKGIYSCPQCRQTFTPRPVLNKNNVFAELVEQLRRTRIQDTASSQCFAGPGDVECDSCTGRKLKAVKSCLACLLSYCETHLQRHDELFSGKRHNVVEVTGQLQDKICTQHQRLLEVFCRTDQRCVCLLCLVDEHKGHDTVSAAAERTEKQKEMEETKRKLQQRLQEREKELLELRKAVDTLKSSTKTAVEDSERIFTEMIRSIERRRSAVTQLIRAQEKAEVSRAEGLLKQLEQEIAELKRRDAELEQLSHTEDHIHFLKNVVSVTGPCRTVSTSMTFSESFSFEAVKKSVSAVKVQLNGIFKQGAAKISAAVSDVQAVFTEPVTREEFLKYSCHFTLDPNTADRHLHLSEGNRRVECRDELQSYPDHSERFDGRNQVLCREGVSGRCYWEVEWSGWVYIAVSYKSISRKGWGVECLFGGNDQSWILILSSSSSCFYHNNIETKLPLVASSRIGVYVDHRAGTLAFYSISDTMTLLHRVQTTFTHTLYPGFRFAYTGSPVKLL from the exons ATGGCAGAGGCGATTTCAATTAACCAGGACCTTTTTATCTGTCCGATTTGTTTGGATCTATTAAAGGATCCAGTGACTATTCTCTGTGGGCACAATTACTGCACGGGCTGCATCAAGGGCTGCTGGGATCAGGAAGATCAGAAGGGAATTTACAGCTGCCCACAATGCAGACAGACGTTTACTCCGAGACCCGTTTTAAACAAAAATAACGTTTTCGCTGAGCTTGTGGAACAACTAAGGAGGACCAGAATTCAAGATACTGCTTCCTCTCAGTGTTTTGCTGGACCTGGAGATGTGGAGTGTGACAGCTGCACCGGGAGAAAATTAAAAGCTGTCAAGTCCTGCCTGGCGTGTTTGTTGTCGTACTGTGAGACTCATCTCCAGCGCCATGATGAACTCTTCTCAGGGAAAAGACACAACGTGGTTGAGGTCACAGGTCAGCTACAAGACAAGATCTGCACTCAACACCAGAGGCTTCTGGAGGTATTTTGTCGCACAGATCAGAGGTGTGTCTGTTTGCTATGTCTGGTAGATGAACACAAAGGCCATGACACTGTCTCAGCTGCAGCTGAGAGAACGGAGAAACAG AAGGAGATGGAGGAAACCAAGAGGAAACTCCAGCAGAGactccaggagagagagaaggagctgcTGGAGCTGAGGAAGGCTGTGGATACTCTCAAG AGCTCTACAAAGACAGCAGTGGAGGACAGTGAGAGAATCTTCACTGAGATGATCCGCTCCATTGAGAGAAGGCGCTCTGCAGTGACACAGCTGATCAGAGCTCAGGAGAAGGCTGAGGTGAGTCGGGCTGAAGGACTCCTGAAGCAACTGGAGCAGGAGATTGCTGagctgaagaggagagatgctgagctggagcagctttcacacacagaggatCACATCCATTTCCTCAAG AATGTTGTGTCAGTCACTGGTCCTTGCAGAACAGTTTCAACCAGTATGACATTCAGCGAAAGTTTCTCTTTTGAAGCTGTGAAGAAATCTGTTTCCGCAGTGAAGGTGCAGCTCAATGGCATCTTCAAGCAGGGAGCAGCCAAGATATCTGCAGCAG tGTCTGATGTCCAGGCTGTTTTTACTGAGCCAGTAACCAGAGAGGAGTTCTTAAAGT ACTCCTGTCACTTCACACTGGATCCAAACACAGCAGACAGACACCTCCATCTGTCTGAGGGCAACAGGAGGGTGGAGTGCAGAGATGAGCTCCAGTCATATCCTGATCATTCAGAAAGATTTGATGGGAGGAATCAGGTGCTGTGTAGAGAGGGTGTGTCTGGACGCTGCTACTGGgaggtggagtggagtgggtgGGTTTATATAGCAGTCTCATATAAAAGCATCAGCAGGAAAGGATGGGGTGTTGAGTGTTTGTTTGGAGGTAATGATCAGTCCTGGATACTCATcctctccagctccagctcctgtTTCTATCACAATAATATAGAGACTAAACTCCCTCTAGTGGCCAGCTCCAGAATAGGAGTGTATGTGGATCACAGGGCAGGAACTCTGGCCTTCTACAGCATCTCTGACACAATGACCCTCCTGCACAGAGTCCAgaccacattcactcacacactctacccTGGGTTTAGATTTGCATATACTGGATCACCAGTGAAGCTGTTGTGA